The DNA segment GAAGAGAAGAGATTCCTCATCCTCCACCACGGTTATCCGGCCGCAAAGGGAATAATCCTGGTGCGCGATGCAATTGTGCAGAAGCTCGCGGATCACCCAAGGGTCGTATTGGGTGACTTCCGTAGGGAATAAGGTGTTGTTCCGCATATAGCGGTAGGTGAGGTTGCGGATTCTGGAAAACAGGAGATCTGAGTTCAGCAGGAAGGGAGGCCCAAAATGCTGGTAGTCTTTTTCCAGGCCGTCCCGATCCCGGAGAATCCAGCTTATCTTGGCAACAGATGGAGAGAGATGATGTTCCGCGGTTTCCCAACCAAGTAGAAGGATAGCGGCATTGGTGATGTGACCGTTTTTGAGCAACTTTGCCTTGTTGAGAAAGGCGCCGGTCTCCCAGCTGTCAACCTCCTTGGCAAGCCTTGGGTGTTTCTCCTTGAACAGCTCTCGGGCACGGACAATGGCGGCAGTGTCGAGATCCTCCAAGGTGGCCTGGCTGCATATTTCTCCCGACCAGTCCGGCAGGGCCATTGAACGGAGCAAATCCAGTTCGTGGAGGTTGAGCGCGCCGATTGATTCCCCGTCCCGTCCATAGAAATGTCCTTCCCAGGCCGTGGGCACACCGGGAATAGCCGGAGGAATTTCAAACATCAAGACCCTGCCTTCCGGCAAGAGCAATTCGTGAATCTCAGTAAAGGTAAGGAGGTTTGAGGTCTTATCAGCGATTTCTTTTTTCAGACTGTCGAGGTCCGGCCTGTGGGGGCGGAATCTGGTTCCGGTAATTTTATGGGTTTTGTCCTGTATTCCAAAAACAAGCCAGCCGGCCGCCTGGTGCTTCAACCGGGCTTCATTGCTGAGCGCGGAGAAATATCGCCCCACTTTATCAAAAGGATAGGTCCGGCTTGCCTGCTTAAACTCAAGCCATTCTGTTTCCGCCGGCAGACCGAGCAAATGATCCAGTGTTGCTTGTAATTTTTGTACATTTTCATCCTTCATCCTTCCGCCTTCATCCTTCAGGTAATAACTATCGGCCCGTCTTCAATCCTTGCCAGCAGTTCACTGCGGGTGTCCTCAATCCAGGCCTCTATGTCTTCCCTGGTTTTCAAGGTGTCGCTGAAAAGAGAGATATGCTGGGTCTTCGGCTCAAAGAGTTTATCCGCATGGCAACGGGCCTCGGCAAATTGCTGAGTCAGGGCAGCCTTGCTGGTGGCCCATGATTCAAGGTTGATTTTGGAGAGTGAAGCAAGCACCTCATCCGCGTTCCCCACTGCTCCCTTATCGATCCTGCCAAGTCCTGCATTTTTGAGAATGGTCTGCTGCTGATCTTCATCGAGCTTCTGCCAGCTTTCGGCGCTGGTTAATGCCGCCATGCCCTGGTCGTAGGCGGTGTTATAGGTGCTTTCCGCAGTGGTGAGTGCTGTGCGCAGACCATCTACAACGGATTTGATGAGATCCGGCAGAGGGTTGCTGGCATCAAGAAGTCGCCGGTCGGTTGCGATAGCATCCGACTGCGAACGTATCGGTTCAGCAAACGGTTGCCCGGAAGCATATTCGAGCAACTCCTGGAGCTGCCGCCAGGAAGGCAGGCGGCGTCCAGCCAGGTCGCCGGCGGCAGCCCAATCTTCGGTGTTCTGTTTCAGGGTGTCATGATGTTGAAGGACTCCGGCCAACTGTTCGTTGCCGGCCATGGTCTGGAGATCCGCAAGAAGAGTGGTTTTGGGTGGCTCCGGCAACGGCGGTTGGCCGCCAGCCTGCCCGGCCAGATCCATTAACTTTTGCAGGAATTGACCTGCGGCTGCCCCTTCCTCGTTGGGTTTACAGGAGATACCGGCTGCCTGGAAAAGGCCGCGCAATCTGATGCGGTCCCTGGCGCTGATGGTCGTGGTTTCGGTCCGAAAATCGGTGACCGGTATCTTGTTCTGGTCCAGCTCCTTGGGCTTTAAAGGAACACTGTTCCGCGAGGCAACAATTTGCCCGGTGGCAAAAAGAGCGATGAGGGCGCCGTCCACGGCATCGCGCGGCCAACCGTAAGGCGCTGCCTCGAAACAGGCGCGGATCTCCTTGCCCTTCCTGCCCGAACCGACATGGGCCAGTACTGCCGCGCAGACCGGATGCTTCTCCACCTTGTCCTTGAAGTCG comes from the Desulfobacterales bacterium genome and includes:
- a CDS encoding putative DNA binding domain-containing protein, which encodes MKDENVQKLQATLDHLLGLPAETEWLEFKQASRTYPFDKVGRYFSALSNEARLKHQAAGWLVFGIQDKTHKITGTRFRPHRPDLDSLKKEIADKTSNLLTFTEIHELLLPEGRVLMFEIPPAIPGVPTAWEGHFYGRDGESIGALNLHELDLLRSMALPDWSGEICSQATLEDLDTAAIVRARELFKEKHPRLAKEVDSWETGAFLNKAKLLKNGHITNAAILLLGWETAEHHLSPSVAKISWILRDRDGLEKDYQHFGPPFLLNSDLLFSRIRNLTYRYMRNNTLFPTEVTQYDPWVIRELLHNCIAHQDYSLCGRITVVEDEESLLFSNMGSFLPQSVETVISFDAPPEYYRNQFLADAMVNLQMIDTIGSGIKRVFSLQRNRFFPMPDYDLADPQRVRVRLSGKILDENYTRLLISKTDLSLIDVIALDKVQKKKNLSDAEFTRLKRLKLIEGRRPNLFVSAHIAEAIHGKADYIRHRAFDKEHYKKLVLSLLKEFGPTSRKEINRLLLEKLPDILTPQQKENKIRNLLQEMSKKDGSIKPQGGPGWHTRWTLDGD